The following proteins come from a genomic window of Proteiniphilum propionicum:
- a CDS encoding NDR1/HIN1-like protein produces MKRVILIFMASVLLTGCDLISRIGGAYQLSQSEYRYHSLDNILVAGINLGNASSISVSNLASIATVLAGGSSRQNIPFSMTLNMDVTNPNTAAAFLDALDYTILINEMEFATGKMDIPIRIEPGETKVVPIPVSIDLKNLMNRYSQDRVTKEMSDFLGITPNSTSVTVKLWPKLTVGRKLVKVPAAIPIIFNFGGKD; encoded by the coding sequence ATGAAAAGAGTTATCTTAATCTTTATGGCGTCGGTACTACTTACCGGCTGCGATCTCATTAGTAGAATCGGGGGTGCCTACCAGCTCTCTCAGAGCGAATACCGATACCATTCGCTCGATAATATACTTGTGGCAGGGATAAACTTGGGTAATGCCTCAAGCATATCGGTCTCAAACCTGGCATCCATAGCCACTGTCCTTGCGGGAGGCTCAAGCAGGCAGAACATACCTTTCAGCATGACGCTCAATATGGATGTAACAAACCCTAATACAGCAGCTGCTTTCCTTGATGCGCTGGATTACACAATTCTTATCAATGAGATGGAGTTTGCTACGGGAAAAATGGATATTCCTATCCGCATTGAACCGGGAGAGACAAAGGTGGTACCTATACCTGTTAGTATCGACCTGAAAAACCTGATGAACCGCTATTCGCAGGACAGGGTTACGAAGGAGATGAGTGACTTCCTGGGAATAACCCCCAACTCAACCTCAGTGACGGTGAAGCTGTGGCCTAAGCTTACAGTAGGCCGAAAACTTGTAAAAGTACCGGCCGCCATACCCATAATATTTAATTTTGGCGGGAAGGATTAG
- the sov gene encoding T9SS outer membrane translocon Sov/SprA translates to MPVYFAYANSTVLPPDSVETGLMPKDTAAVTLPFNRQGLPVRLQNPSNVVTEVRYDYRSNLYIFEYKVGDAVINTPVTMTPKEYMEYRSRQMQSDYFREKNSLNRDGLRPSSRYSSLSGIRKRTNQPGTIFGPGGIRFTAQGSVEISAGIKRDFTGNPGIPQRSRVRNIFDSDQQIKLNMNAKVGEKINFDINYNTDATFDADAKQIRLAYKGDEDEIIKNIEAGNVNMSTTNSLIDGGAALLGIKSELQFGKLRVNTVISQQQSESQTVNTGGGVQTTQFELNADKYDENRHFFLGHYFRDTYDNALAKLPYVQSSVSITRMEVWVTNKRGEYDRVRNIIAFADLGEHNNIHNPMWTAQGSSDVPDNMSNTMYGELVSNYPGARNLSETENTLPGSIVPGTDYEKLENARLLSPSEYKYRPQLGYISLNMPLQPDEVLAIAYEYTYNGRVYQVGEFSGEVGSVSAGNGDRQKGALFVKLLKPVSFSPRSPAWGLMMKNIYSIGYGAYNVQKDRFRMNVTYQSDSSGIYMNYLPGSGVDDKLLLTIMNLDRLDSRNNPNPDGIFDFLEGYTIDSENGWIIFPVTEPFGSHLKKKIDNDAIARKYVYQELYDSTLTAARQVPERNKFRLSGEYRGSSAHEINLNAVNVERGSVRVTAGGIPLTEGVDYTVDYLSGIVSIINRSVLESGTPVSVTLENRLMSHLQRKTLMGINLLYDFSKDFSAGVTLMHYYEKPLIMKSAYGDESAKNTLWGANLSYRRKSYALTNLIDMLPFVDATAPSQLSANLEFAHLIAGHYKNRYTGEYSYIDDFESSSTSIDLRTPYSWSLASTPLNNTSSGLFPEAALSNNTDYGKNRALMAWFYIDGIFTGRNSSLTPAHIKNDHTQLSDHRVREIFEREIYPNRDAYYGQPATIPALNISYYPNERGPYNLDSNVDGKGNLLNPEQRWGGITRRMDTRDFEAANIEYIEFWLMDPFVNDTLGTSTGGDLYFNLGDISEDVLKDGKKFFENGLPVDGDTTAVGYTVWGKYPKRQSTVYAFDNSQGMEARRLQDVGLNGLSSEEEKVYPSYANYLNELRPRLSGETISAMEADSHSPLNDPAGDKFRHYRGAEQDRMQMSILERYKYFNGTEGNSLASDEDARYSSISRSTPDVEDIDNDNTLNENESYYQYRVSLRHENMETGSNFIVDRREVSVRLRNGQDGKVNWYQFKIPVRDYQQKIGNINGFNNIRFMRIFLTGFEEPIFLRFATLELVRSEWRSYTKDPVTGGEVTGTGSLDISTVNIEENGNRTPVNYVLPPGVTRILDPGQPQLRQENEQSLSIKVQDLEPGASRSIYKNSMYDMRRYKRLQMFVHAEQLPEVPGTLQDGDLSIFLRLGSDYRDNFYEYEIPLLITPEGQYSTNSPTGQKTVWPLENMFDFPLELFTGLKLERNAEKHRSGGADYYIPYSLYDPDKPGNRITIIGNPSLAEVKVMMIGIRNHSDRNQSGEVWINELRLSEFDEKGGWAFQGNMQLALSDIGTVAFSGRKETAGFGALSRSLLQRRNDDYLSMHMSFNFELGRFLPRQAKVTAPFQYSYSDRTWTPLYDPFNRDILLSESLKQSKNRHHRDSIQNISTTSSINKSISLSNVKVNISSKNPMPYDPANLSFTFARNINELHSPDTEYATVLDYRIQADYEYSPLMKSLEPFKNIKDNSGWLKPVKALYFNLLPNNIRAGSLLVRNYQEKQLRSLNAQGDGTTQSQRQYLSFSRNFFWDRDFSITWDLTRNLKASFHSGTIAEIEEPYLQVNKKINRSDYEIWKDSVIHSIRELGKPLNYEQAANVTYILPFAHIAPLDWISSSAAYNSRYRWERGAVVDDENTGNFLQNDFALSVNSRFNLVLLYNKIPFLQKANSIFNGGAGPMQADISPAEGSTPGYDIASYAMRAVMMVRSINLNFGYMTRTSLPGYDKMIGDIFGQHNGADGLLPGLGFAFGFDGGKRFIERMKEDNLLVINKNNITPAISNRTKNMRLEVSLEPFPGLKIDLNALYEDNRRTEFQFMFEEMPVVHGGSFAMTTISLSSAFENQRAGKNYFSSTFERFRKNREAIASRVRGQYELSHYPSSGFLAGSSYAGQPFDPATGDVNINSAEVLIPSLLAAYTGKDPNSVELTAFPGMRSLLPNWNISFDMMSILPELGEHVKSLNLVHQYISHYRVGSFSSYLSWVPANDDGDLGYIRDALSGSPIPSTPYDISAVTITESFHPLIEANSILSNNMNVSLRINRTRALNLNIPSYRIVEMNDNDIVVGIGYRIADFNRIAGFGSNSMQRVRNSRLPGIAGEKGQSHASKTFSNTLNLRFDVSHKTTSALIRKIEDGFTQATSGIKTITIRFTADYELSRALTLRAFYDKLINTPLVSSSSYPGATTNAGVSLRINLIQ, encoded by the coding sequence ATGCCAGTTTATTTTGCTTATGCTAACAGCACAGTTTTACCGCCCGACAGCGTTGAGACTGGGCTCATGCCAAAAGATACTGCTGCCGTAACACTGCCTTTTAATCGGCAGGGGCTGCCTGTTAGACTGCAAAATCCTTCTAATGTTGTAACGGAAGTACGCTACGATTATCGCTCCAACCTCTATATCTTTGAATATAAGGTGGGTGATGCAGTGATAAACACTCCCGTCACCATGACTCCGAAAGAGTATATGGAATACCGGTCGCGACAGATGCAATCGGACTATTTCAGAGAAAAGAACTCCCTTAACCGTGACGGTTTAAGGCCATCCTCACGATACTCGTCACTCTCAGGTATTCGCAAAAGGACAAATCAGCCAGGGACAATTTTCGGCCCTGGGGGCATAAGGTTCACTGCACAGGGATCTGTAGAGATATCAGCTGGGATTAAACGGGATTTTACCGGTAATCCGGGCATTCCGCAACGGTCACGAGTAAGAAATATATTCGATTCAGACCAGCAGATAAAGCTAAATATGAATGCCAAAGTGGGGGAAAAGATAAATTTCGATATCAATTACAATACCGATGCTACCTTTGATGCAGATGCAAAACAGATAAGGCTTGCTTATAAGGGTGATGAAGACGAGATAATTAAAAATATTGAAGCGGGAAACGTTAACATGTCCACAACCAACTCGCTTATTGACGGCGGAGCAGCGCTGTTGGGCATAAAATCGGAACTGCAGTTTGGTAAACTGCGGGTAAATACGGTCATCTCTCAACAACAGTCGGAATCACAAACCGTTAATACCGGCGGTGGGGTACAAACTACACAATTTGAGCTTAACGCCGACAAGTATGATGAGAACCGCCATTTTTTCCTGGGACATTACTTCCGCGATACCTATGATAATGCATTGGCAAAGCTCCCTTATGTGCAGTCATCGGTATCCATAACAAGGATGGAGGTGTGGGTGACCAACAAACGAGGGGAGTATGACAGGGTTAGAAATATTATTGCATTTGCCGACCTGGGGGAACACAACAACATACATAACCCGATGTGGACAGCGCAAGGCTCGTCAGACGTTCCTGACAATATGTCCAACACCATGTATGGCGAGCTTGTCTCTAACTACCCCGGTGCACGCAATCTGAGTGAAACGGAAAACACCCTCCCCGGCAGCATCGTCCCGGGCACGGACTATGAAAAGCTGGAGAATGCGCGACTCCTGAGTCCCTCTGAGTACAAATACCGCCCTCAGCTTGGATATATCTCCCTTAACATGCCGTTACAGCCTGATGAAGTGCTGGCAATTGCTTACGAATACACATATAATGGCAGGGTGTACCAGGTGGGAGAGTTCTCCGGTGAAGTGGGAAGCGTTTCTGCAGGTAACGGCGACAGGCAAAAGGGTGCCCTGTTTGTTAAACTGCTGAAACCTGTTTCGTTCTCTCCACGGTCCCCGGCATGGGGGCTGATGATGAAAAACATCTACTCCATAGGATATGGAGCATACAATGTGCAAAAGGATCGCTTCAGGATGAATGTCACATACCAGAGCGATTCCTCAGGTATCTATATGAACTATCTACCAGGGAGTGGTGTAGACGACAAGCTGCTCCTCACCATAATGAACCTCGACAGGCTTGACTCACGCAATAATCCCAATCCCGACGGGATCTTCGATTTTCTTGAAGGCTATACAATAGACAGCGAAAACGGCTGGATTATATTTCCTGTTACTGAGCCGTTCGGGTCGCATCTGAAGAAAAAAATCGATAACGATGCCATTGCCCGCAAATATGTATATCAGGAGTTGTATGATTCAACGCTCACCGCAGCACGACAGGTCCCCGAAAGAAATAAGTTCCGTTTGAGTGGCGAGTACAGAGGCTCTTCCGCCCATGAGATAAACCTAAACGCAGTGAATGTGGAAAGGGGTTCGGTAAGGGTCACTGCCGGCGGTATCCCCCTTACCGAAGGTGTTGATTACACGGTTGATTATCTCTCAGGTATTGTAAGCATCATTAACCGTTCAGTTCTTGAATCGGGAACACCTGTGAGTGTAACTCTCGAAAACCGCCTTATGTCGCATCTGCAACGCAAGACACTGATGGGTATCAACCTGTTATACGATTTTTCAAAGGACTTTTCAGCAGGAGTCACGCTGATGCACTACTACGAGAAACCACTAATAATGAAAAGTGCTTACGGAGACGAATCTGCAAAAAATACGTTGTGGGGGGCAAACCTTTCCTACAGAAGAAAGTCGTATGCGCTAACCAACCTGATTGATATGCTGCCTTTTGTGGATGCTACAGCACCTTCTCAACTTTCGGCAAACCTGGAGTTTGCTCACTTGATTGCCGGACACTATAAAAACAGATACACGGGCGAATACTCCTATATTGATGATTTTGAAAGTTCATCGACGAGCATCGATCTTCGTACACCCTACTCCTGGTCACTCGCCTCCACTCCGCTTAACAACACGTCCTCAGGACTGTTTCCGGAGGCGGCACTCTCTAACAATACCGATTATGGAAAAAACCGCGCGCTGATGGCATGGTTCTATATCGATGGCATCTTCACCGGAAGGAATTCGAGCCTGACGCCTGCTCATATCAAAAACGATCACACCCAACTCTCCGACCACCGGGTAAGGGAGATATTTGAGAGGGAGATTTACCCCAACAGGGATGCCTATTACGGACAGCCAGCCACCATTCCTGCACTTAATATCTCCTACTATCCTAACGAACGGGGACCTTATAACCTTGATAGTAATGTGGACGGTAAAGGAAATCTACTCAATCCGGAACAACGTTGGGGTGGTATCACACGACGAATGGATACCCGCGATTTTGAGGCAGCAAACATTGAATATATTGAGTTCTGGCTGATGGATCCTTTTGTGAATGACACGCTCGGCACTTCAACAGGTGGCGACCTCTACTTCAACCTTGGTGATATATCGGAAGATGTGTTGAAAGACGGAAAAAAGTTTTTTGAGAATGGGTTGCCTGTTGATGGCGATACTACGGCAGTGGGATACACAGTATGGGGTAAATACCCGAAGCGGCAGTCCACAGTTTATGCCTTCGACAACTCTCAGGGGATGGAAGCACGACGGTTGCAGGATGTAGGGCTGAACGGACTGAGCAGTGAAGAGGAGAAAGTGTATCCATCATATGCCAACTACCTGAACGAACTTCGTCCCCGGTTATCGGGTGAAACTATTTCAGCAATGGAAGCCGACAGCCACTCACCGTTAAACGACCCTGCAGGGGACAAATTCCGCCATTATAGAGGGGCGGAACAGGATCGCATGCAGATGAGCATACTCGAGAGATATAAATATTTCAACGGCACTGAAGGCAATTCACTTGCATCTGATGAAGATGCACGCTATTCTTCAATATCGCGATCCACTCCTGATGTGGAGGACATAGATAACGACAATACACTCAATGAGAATGAATCATATTATCAGTACAGGGTATCGCTTAGGCACGAAAATATGGAGACGGGAAGCAACTTTATTGTCGACAGGCGTGAAGTGAGCGTGAGATTGCGGAACGGACAGGACGGGAAGGTCAATTGGTACCAGTTTAAAATACCTGTCAGGGATTATCAGCAAAAGATTGGCAATATAAATGGGTTCAACAATATCCGGTTTATGAGAATTTTTCTTACCGGCTTTGAAGAACCTATCTTTCTAAGATTCGCCACACTTGAACTGGTACGTAGTGAGTGGAGAAGTTACACGAAAGATCCTGTAACAGGAGGAGAAGTCACAGGCACAGGTAGCCTTGACATTTCAACAGTGAACATTGAAGAGAACGGCAATCGCACACCGGTAAATTATGTTTTGCCTCCGGGGGTTACACGTATTCTTGATCCGGGACAACCTCAGCTCAGACAGGAGAATGAGCAGTCGCTTTCTATAAAGGTACAAGATCTTGAGCCGGGGGCCTCCAGGTCGATCTACAAAAACAGTATGTATGATATGCGCCGCTATAAAAGGCTGCAGATGTTTGTACATGCGGAGCAGCTGCCGGAAGTCCCCGGCACATTACAGGATGGGGATCTTTCAATATTCTTGCGTCTGGGGTCGGACTACAGGGATAACTTCTACGAGTATGAGATACCTCTGCTAATTACTCCTGAAGGGCAGTACAGCACCAATAGCCCGACCGGGCAGAAGACGGTATGGCCACTGGAAAACATGTTCGATTTTCCTCTTGAGCTGTTCACCGGCCTGAAGCTGGAACGTAATGCAGAAAAACACCGTAGTGGTGGTGCTGACTATTATATCCCCTACTCGCTTTACGACCCGGATAAACCGGGAAACAGGATAACCATTATTGGTAATCCTTCGCTGGCAGAAGTGAAGGTGATGATGATTGGCATCAGGAACCATTCTGACAGGAATCAGTCGGGGGAAGTATGGATAAACGAGCTACGCTTAAGCGAGTTCGATGAAAAAGGAGGTTGGGCGTTTCAGGGAAATATGCAGCTGGCACTGTCAGATATCGGTACTGTCGCCTTCTCTGGAAGAAAAGAGACAGCCGGCTTTGGTGCTCTCAGCAGGAGCCTTTTGCAACGACGCAACGATGACTATTTATCAATGCATATGTCTTTTAATTTTGAGTTAGGACGTTTTCTTCCAAGGCAGGCAAAGGTGACGGCACCGTTTCAATACTCCTATTCAGACCGGACATGGACCCCGCTCTACGACCCATTTAACAGAGATATCCTGCTCTCCGAATCATTGAAACAGTCCAAAAACAGGCATCATCGCGATTCTATTCAAAACATCTCAACTACAAGTTCTATAAACAAAAGCATTAGCCTGAGCAATGTAAAAGTAAATATCAGTAGTAAAAACCCGATGCCATACGATCCGGCCAACTTAAGCTTCACCTTTGCCAGGAACATTAATGAACTTCACAGCCCTGATACCGAGTACGCAACGGTACTCGATTACCGGATACAGGCGGACTACGAGTACTCCCCTTTAATGAAATCCCTGGAGCCTTTTAAAAATATAAAAGACAACTCCGGATGGCTGAAACCGGTTAAAGCGCTATATTTTAATTTACTCCCAAACAACATCAGAGCAGGTTCACTGTTAGTGCGTAATTATCAGGAGAAACAGCTCCGGAGCCTCAATGCCCAAGGAGATGGAACAACACAGTCGCAACGGCAATACCTTTCGTTTAGCCGCAATTTCTTTTGGGACCGGGATTTTTCCATCACGTGGGATCTGACGAGAAACCTGAAAGCATCGTTTCATTCGGGTACGATAGCCGAAATTGAAGAGCCTTATCTGCAAGTGAATAAAAAGATTAACCGGAGCGATTATGAAATATGGAAGGATTCTGTGATCCACAGTATACGTGAGCTAGGGAAACCACTCAACTACGAGCAGGCGGCCAACGTTACATATATCCTCCCGTTCGCTCATATAGCACCGCTTGACTGGATCAGTTCGAGTGCAGCATATAACTCCCGCTACCGGTGGGAACGCGGAGCTGTTGTCGATGATGAAAATACAGGCAACTTTCTACAGAACGATTTTGCACTTTCAGTAAACAGCAGGTTCAACCTGGTGTTGCTATACAATAAGATTCCTTTCCTGCAGAAGGCGAACAGTATTTTTAACGGAGGGGCGGGACCTATGCAGGCGGACATCTCGCCGGCGGAAGGAAGTACTCCCGGTTACGACATTGCAAGTTATGCCATGAGAGCAGTGATGATGGTTCGCAGTATCAACCTGAATTTTGGATACATGACACGTACCAGCCTGCCTGGATATGATAAGATGATTGGCGACATTTTCGGCCAACATAACGGTGCTGACGGGCTGCTTCCCGGATTGGGGTTTGCCTTCGGATTTGATGGCGGAAAGAGATTCATAGAGAGAATGAAAGAAGACAACCTATTGGTAATAAACAAAAACAATATTACACCCGCCATAAGTAACCGGACAAAAAATATGAGACTGGAAGTTTCCCTGGAACCTTTCCCGGGATTAAAAATCGACCTTAACGCTCTCTACGAGGATAATCGGCGTACAGAATTTCAATTTATGTTTGAGGAGATGCCTGTGGTTCACGGTGGCAGTTTTGCAATGACTACCATCTCCCTCTCATCAGCATTTGAAAACCAGAGAGCAGGTAAAAACTACTTCTCAAGTACATTCGAGAGGTTTCGGAAAAACAGGGAGGCTATCGCATCAAGAGTAAGGGGCCAATATGAACTTTCACACTACCCTTCCAGTGGATTTCTGGCTGGAAGCAGCTACGCAGGACAACCGTTTGACCCGGCAACAGGTGATGTTAACATTAACTCAGCCGAGGTGTTAATCCCTTCATTACTGGCAGCATATACAGGCAAGGATCCTAACAGCGTGGAGCTTACCGCCTTTCCCGGCATGAGGTCGCTGTTACCAAATTGGAACATATCGTTCGACATGATGTCAATATTGCCTGAACTGGGTGAGCATGTGAAGTCGTTAAACCTTGTTCATCAATACATATCGCATTACCGTGTTGGTTCGTTCTCATCTTATCTCAGCTGGGTGCCGGCAAACGATGATGGTGACCTGGGTTACATACGTGACGCCCTCTCAGGATCTCCTATCCCCTCAACACCATACGATATCTCAGCGGTAACCATTACAGAAAGCTTTCACCCGCTTATTGAGGCAAACAGCATACTGAGCAACAATATGAATGTA
- a CDS encoding DUF2027 domain-containing protein — protein sequence MNKLSVGDKVRFLNTVGGGTVKGFLNKQLAVVEDEHGFDVPVLISECVLVESAGNEKLGQAPEDQTVLQDKKPSQDNMAVSFKPVAKTENAEIPEETPEGENITVCLAFLPTDMKNINTTPYECYFVNDSNYYLFFNYMSRENNSWKSRYSGSVEPNTKIFIEEFDKFELNNLEKVCVQFIAFKHNKQFRFKNPCSVELRIDTVKFYKLHCFRENDYFEDDALIYYVMQDDLPVKEILVSAGDLDRIVKEKEQIEKRPKRQRIEKRKKSPVIEIDLHIDELLDTTTGMNSADILEYQLKKFNEVMSEHINDKNRKIVFIHGKGDGVLRNAIIKELKKNYPKCYHQDASFQEYGYGATMITIK from the coding sequence ATGAACAAATTATCAGTAGGCGACAAGGTACGTTTCCTCAACACAGTAGGCGGAGGAACAGTAAAAGGTTTTTTAAACAAGCAACTTGCGGTTGTGGAAGATGAGCATGGATTTGATGTGCCTGTACTTATATCGGAATGTGTGCTTGTGGAGTCAGCAGGAAACGAAAAGTTAGGGCAAGCCCCTGAGGATCAAACGGTATTGCAGGACAAAAAACCTTCTCAGGATAATATGGCTGTATCATTCAAACCGGTTGCTAAAACAGAGAATGCAGAGATCCCTGAAGAGACTCCTGAGGGAGAAAACATTACTGTATGCCTGGCCTTTCTGCCTACAGATATGAAAAATATTAACACTACACCTTACGAGTGTTATTTCGTGAACGACAGCAACTACTATCTCTTTTTCAACTATATGAGCAGAGAGAACAACTCCTGGAAAAGCCGTTACAGCGGCTCGGTGGAGCCGAATACCAAAATTTTCATAGAAGAGTTCGACAAATTTGAACTGAACAACTTAGAAAAGGTATGCGTGCAGTTTATTGCGTTCAAACACAACAAACAGTTCAGGTTCAAGAATCCATGTTCGGTGGAACTTCGAATTGACACTGTGAAGTTTTACAAGCTGCACTGTTTCCGCGAAAACGACTATTTCGAAGATGATGCGCTTATATATTATGTTATGCAGGACGACCTGCCTGTGAAGGAGATTCTTGTCTCTGCCGGCGACCTTGATAGGATTGTAAAAGAGAAGGAACAGATAGAAAAACGCCCCAAAAGACAGCGCATCGAAAAAAGAAAAAAAAGTCCCGTAATTGAAATTGACCTGCATATTGATGAGCTACTTGATACCACAACGGGAATGAACAGTGCCGATATATTGGAGTATCAGTTAAAGAAGTTTAACGAAGTGATGAGTGAACACATAAACGATAAAAACCGAAAAATTGTATTTATCCACGGGAAAGGCGACGGCGTTCTTAGAAATGCCATCATAAAGGAGCTGAAGAAGAATTATCCAAAATGTTATCATCAGGATGCTTCATTTCAGGAATACGGATATGGAGCAACAATGATAACCATTAAGTAA
- the ruvA gene encoding Holliday junction branch migration protein RuvA, which yields MIDYIKGDVAELTPASVTLECGGIGYQMNISLNTYGAIHEKPAAKLYVYESIREDAHVLFGFMDKHERELFLHLISVSGVGPSTARVILSSFSSKELEVIIANENTAMLQTVKGIGAKTAQRIIVDLKDKIKITDESGIVKPFSKSDLSETGHAAVSALVMLGFVQTASNKVVSKIIKEAPSLPVEGVIKEALKRL from the coding sequence ATGATAGACTATATTAAAGGCGATGTCGCCGAACTAACACCGGCCTCCGTAACATTGGAATGCGGAGGTATCGGTTACCAGATGAATATTTCACTGAACACCTACGGTGCCATTCATGAAAAGCCGGCAGCCAAACTCTATGTGTATGAATCTATTCGAGAAGACGCACATGTTTTGTTCGGCTTCATGGATAAACATGAACGGGAACTGTTCTTGCACCTTATAAGCGTTTCTGGCGTAGGGCCAAGTACGGCCAGGGTAATACTCTCATCGTTCAGCTCAAAAGAGCTGGAGGTTATTATCGCTAATGAAAATACAGCAATGTTGCAGACAGTCAAGGGTATAGGAGCAAAAACCGCACAGCGGATAATCGTGGATTTAAAAGACAAGATCAAGATAACCGATGAGAGCGGTATAGTTAAACCGTTTTCAAAAAGCGATCTGTCGGAGACAGGCCATGCTGCAGTCTCAGCCTTGGTGATGCTGGGGTTTGTTCAGACAGCCTCAAACAAGGTGGTATCAAAAATTATAAAAGAAGCACCCTCACTACCGGTAGAAGGTGTTATCAAAGAGGCATTGAAGAGATTATAA
- a CDS encoding L-serine ammonia-lyase: MQSIKELYRIGNGPSSSHTMGPKKAASLFAEANPDAGRFEVTLYGSLAATGKGHLTDIAILSVLEPVAPATIEWLPKTFLPFHPNGLKIEAYDSNGELMDVQTVYSIGGGTLSDGKNTIGLSENEGKDIYPMTTMTEIMEWCERTGKSYWEYVEECEGKDIWDYLGKVWDVMKASVKRGLDNEGILPGPLSLHRKAASYFIKAKGYKASLQSRGLVFAYALAVSEENAAGGEIVTAPTCGSSGVVPSVLYHLEQIREFSKNRMLRALATAGLFGNIVKKNASISGAEVGCQGEVGVACAMAAAAASQLFGGSPAQIEYAAEMGLEHHLGMTCDPVCGLVQIPCIERNAYAAARALDANLYSSFTDGIHRVSFDRVVNVMKETGHDLPSLYKETAEGGLAKGHTFT, translated from the coding sequence ATGCAATCAATTAAAGAGCTCTACAGGATAGGTAACGGACCATCGAGTAGCCACACCATGGGACCTAAAAAAGCAGCCTCTCTGTTTGCTGAAGCAAACCCCGATGCCGGGCGTTTTGAGGTGACACTTTATGGAAGCCTTGCAGCAACCGGAAAAGGTCACCTAACCGACATAGCTATATTAAGTGTACTTGAACCTGTTGCACCGGCCACCATTGAGTGGTTGCCAAAGACGTTCTTGCCTTTTCATCCTAACGGACTTAAAATAGAGGCATATGACAGCAACGGAGAGCTGATGGACGTGCAGACGGTATACAGCATAGGAGGCGGCACCCTTTCCGATGGAAAAAATACGATCGGACTCTCTGAAAACGAGGGAAAAGATATATATCCGATGACCACAATGACAGAGATAATGGAGTGGTGCGAAAGGACAGGCAAAAGCTATTGGGAGTACGTGGAGGAGTGCGAGGGAAAAGATATATGGGATTATCTGGGAAAAGTATGGGATGTAATGAAAGCATCCGTAAAGCGGGGACTCGATAATGAAGGGATACTGCCGGGACCGCTTAGCCTCCACCGGAAAGCAGCAAGCTACTTTATAAAAGCCAAAGGCTATAAGGCATCATTACAATCTCGCGGATTAGTGTTTGCCTACGCACTGGCGGTATCGGAAGAGAATGCCGCAGGCGGTGAAATTGTAACGGCGCCCACATGCGGCTCCAGCGGCGTGGTTCCTTCGGTGCTCTATCACCTTGAGCAGATTCGTGAATTCAGCAAAAACAGAATGCTGCGTGCATTGGCAACTGCTGGGTTATTTGGAAATATTGTAAAGAAAAACGCATCTATCTCGGGTGCCGAGGTGGGGTGTCAGGGAGAAGTGGGTGTTGCCTGCGCTATGGCTGCCGCAGCTGCCAGCCAGCTTTTCGGAGGTAGCCCCGCTCAGATAGAATATGCTGCCGAGATGGGACTGGAGCACCACCTGGGGATGACCTGCGACCCGGTTTGCGGACTGGTACAAATACCATGCATAGAACGAAATGCCTATGCTGCAGCGCGTGCGCTGGATGCCAACCTATACTCTTCGTTCACAGACGGAATTCACCGGGTATCGTTCGACAGGGTGGTAAATGTGATGAAAGAGACCGGGCACGATCTACCATCTTTATACAAAGAAACGGCAGAAGGAGGCCTTGCCAAAGGCCATACATTCACCTGA